One Aureibacter tunicatorum DNA window includes the following coding sequences:
- a CDS encoding SUMF1/EgtB/PvdO family nonheme iron enzyme codes for MRTVLLTLLFWVGGYLSLWAQLWVKHEDGEPENHSFNLNPGEVLNIDDLDVADWKQIVFTAHPQDHIFKKRQKSLAVWAKVEGIDRSEKVHLIHAGQLQEIEAFYPRRRGDNWTYSFDLNTHMLMSKGKGEFNPQEKITIGSHIFEQAMTAYAPSSFILDSRGKFEKIRMTVAVEGDKPLQFSLSKYSASSTLERIREISPEAASILEIHAYDDWHDIYLSSKAFENVYHKVLKQLSEVEIYQFNSVEWASLSYDKKWEELQSLLETVIIDRKFKRLTLASLRESLDEMKRSFPNQNWTVSEKLYQSIALDYERVKNDFYSRKENARVKVLKILKDKKTILLSNPLLNTDFVAIKSHLKDTSRMVRANALGTTANNYTGHNAIGGGHGGFMPHWYDCEVVKFDQLGLQNTYSTLYKPDKKQIMADLEMNWDGDRFLFATLGGEFDRYRVFEGYMDGKPLVMQTPDDQFDIDYADPAYLPDGKIVATSNMLLQAVPCVSGVSPTSNLVQVDPVSKKVRALNFGQDSDWCPITMPNGRLMYLRWEYSDMMHYFTRTLMHMNPDGTGKKELYGSNSYWPNSIFDARPISEHSSEFVGIVTGHHGTPRSGHLVIFDPAKGRHENEGVVQEIPFRDRHVENKILDRLVEGVWPQFLKPYPLDENYFIVTCKPTADALWGLYLVDRFDNMTLVYEEEGAGYIDIQPVRKQKVPPVIPEKVQLKDKESTVYIQDIYQGKGLKGIDRGEVKELRIFAYKYHYNGNDTTLKTNTGDYAAHGIESSWDVKRLLGRVPVEEDGSAIFKIPANTPVSLQPLDEDGRAMQLMRSWITGMPGEVVSCVGCHEDQNTIPPPKPSLASKKKPHSIQPYAGGVRPYGFELEVQPILDKKCVACHDGNNELLDFASKEKVGNREFRKSYLNLHPFVRRPGPESEVHILNPMEYHASTSDLVKMLEKGHHNVKLDTEEWERLNTWIDLNVPFHAEWRNVTSYRGKYQVERRSELMSLYANIEDSSMEELRKRRQDVESQYPIIPFKPERIAQKDYKTKHWGFDAEEAIQKQKRNQENKRIIRWGEGQEIALVKIPSGTYYRNSENGPEKVKIKKSFWMSEKEITNDQYRSIFPDHDSRYITKYYKDQISPGVPVNEPKQPVVRVNWHEANKFCQEISNKTNHKVVLPSEHQWEWAAQAGGPSDMWYGDIKDEFETKENLADKSLEKFARREFDYYNFLPKIASQNDGHMVSAPVGSYQANPWGLYDIQGNVSEWTRDADVTDPSKRIAKGGSWRDRPGQATISEQEIYKAYQKVYDVGFRVIIEE; via the coding sequence ATGAGGACTGTTTTATTGACATTGTTATTTTGGGTGGGAGGCTATTTGTCTCTTTGGGCTCAACTATGGGTAAAGCATGAAGATGGCGAACCTGAAAATCACAGCTTTAATCTGAATCCGGGTGAAGTATTGAATATTGATGATTTGGATGTGGCTGATTGGAAGCAAATAGTATTTACCGCTCATCCTCAAGATCATATATTTAAAAAAAGACAAAAATCCCTGGCCGTTTGGGCTAAGGTGGAAGGTATTGATAGAAGTGAGAAAGTTCACTTGATCCATGCAGGACAACTCCAAGAAATAGAGGCATTCTATCCAAGAAGAAGAGGCGATAATTGGACATATTCATTTGACTTGAACACGCATATGCTCATGTCCAAAGGCAAAGGAGAGTTCAACCCACAGGAAAAAATAACTATTGGCAGCCATATCTTTGAGCAAGCGATGACGGCCTATGCGCCATCCAGTTTTATTTTGGATTCAAGAGGCAAATTTGAAAAAATTAGAATGACTGTTGCTGTTGAAGGCGACAAGCCTTTGCAGTTTAGCTTGTCGAAATATTCAGCTTCGTCCACATTGGAGAGAATAAGAGAAATATCCCCCGAGGCAGCTAGTATTTTGGAAATCCATGCTTATGATGATTGGCATGACATATATTTGTCTTCCAAAGCGTTTGAGAATGTATATCATAAGGTGTTGAAGCAATTAAGCGAGGTTGAAATATACCAATTCAATTCAGTGGAATGGGCCTCACTATCTTATGATAAAAAGTGGGAGGAACTACAAAGCCTGTTGGAGACAGTAATTATTGATCGAAAATTCAAGCGATTGACATTAGCATCCTTGAGAGAAAGCTTGGATGAAATGAAAAGATCATTTCCCAATCAGAATTGGACAGTGTCGGAAAAGCTGTACCAATCTATCGCTTTGGATTACGAAAGAGTGAAAAACGATTTTTACTCTCGAAAAGAGAACGCTAGAGTGAAAGTGTTGAAGATATTAAAAGATAAAAAGACAATTTTGCTTAGCAATCCTTTATTGAATACGGATTTTGTAGCTATCAAATCCCACCTGAAAGATACTTCAAGAATGGTAAGAGCCAATGCACTGGGCACGACTGCCAATAACTACACTGGCCATAATGCCATTGGAGGCGGGCATGGTGGTTTTATGCCTCATTGGTATGATTGTGAAGTTGTCAAATTTGACCAATTAGGCCTTCAAAATACGTATAGTACTTTGTACAAGCCTGATAAGAAGCAAATTATGGCTGACTTGGAGATGAACTGGGATGGCGATAGATTCTTATTCGCTACTTTGGGAGGAGAATTTGATCGTTATCGTGTATTTGAGGGCTATATGGATGGCAAGCCTTTGGTTATGCAGACTCCGGACGATCAATTTGATATAGATTATGCAGATCCCGCATATTTGCCCGATGGAAAAATAGTTGCCACAAGCAATATGCTTTTGCAAGCTGTGCCTTGCGTATCCGGGGTTTCTCCTACCAGCAACTTGGTGCAAGTTGATCCAGTGAGCAAAAAAGTCAGGGCTTTGAACTTTGGACAAGATAGCGATTGGTGCCCGATTACTATGCCCAATGGCCGATTGATGTATTTGCGTTGGGAATACAGCGACATGATGCATTACTTTACCCGTACTTTAATGCATATGAATCCGGATGGAACAGGTAAAAAAGAGCTTTATGGAAGCAATTCCTATTGGCCAAACAGTATATTTGACGCAAGACCCATATCAGAGCATTCGAGCGAATTTGTGGGAATTGTGACAGGACATCATGGCACGCCAAGATCCGGACATTTGGTGATATTCGATCCGGCAAAAGGCCGTCATGAAAATGAGGGAGTCGTTCAGGAAATTCCTTTTAGAGATCGTCATGTGGAGAATAAGATTTTGGATAGGTTGGTTGAAGGTGTTTGGCCGCAGTTTCTTAAACCTTATCCTCTTGATGAAAACTATTTTATAGTTACGTGCAAACCTACGGCAGATGCGCTTTGGGGATTATATCTTGTGGACAGGTTTGATAATATGACCTTGGTTTATGAAGAAGAAGGAGCGGGTTATATTGATATTCAGCCGGTAAGAAAGCAAAAAGTTCCCCCTGTGATTCCTGAAAAAGTCCAGTTGAAAGATAAGGAATCTACAGTGTATATTCAGGATATCTATCAAGGAAAAGGGCTTAAAGGCATTGATAGAGGTGAAGTGAAAGAATTGAGAATATTTGCCTACAAGTATCATTACAATGGAAATGATACGACGCTCAAGACGAATACGGGGGATTATGCCGCGCATGGAATCGAGTCTTCATGGGATGTGAAAAGGCTTCTGGGCAGAGTCCCTGTGGAAGAAGACGGATCCGCGATATTCAAGATTCCCGCTAACACGCCGGTTTCTTTGCAACCGCTTGACGAAGATGGACGAGCGATGCAGCTTATGAGAAGCTGGATTACAGGGATGCCCGGAGAAGTGGTGTCTTGTGTAGGTTGTCATGAAGACCAGAATACTATTCCGCCTCCCAAGCCTTCATTAGCTTCAAAGAAGAAACCTCATAGTATTCAGCCATATGCAGGTGGAGTTCGGCCTTATGGCTTTGAATTGGAAGTCCAGCCGATTTTGGACAAAAAGTGCGTGGCTTGCCACGATGGGAATAATGAATTACTGGATTTTGCATCTAAAGAAAAAGTTGGAAATAGAGAATTCCGCAAGAGCTATTTGAATCTGCACCCATTTGTCAGAAGGCCGGGGCCTGAATCTGAAGTTCATATTCTTAATCCAATGGAATATCACGCTTCGACGAGTGATTTGGTGAAAATGCTGGAAAAAGGCCATCATAACGTAAAGTTGGATACTGAAGAGTGGGAAAGATTAAACACTTGGATAGATCTTAATGTGCCTTTCCATGCCGAATGGCGAAATGTAACGAGTTATCGAGGAAAATATCAAGTGGAAAGACGCTCGGAACTCATGTCGCTTTATGCCAATATTGAAGATTCAAGCATGGAAGAATTAAGAAAGCGTCGTCAAGATGTGGAGTCGCAATATCCGATTATTCCATTTAAGCCTGAGCGAATTGCTCAAAAAGATTACAAAACAAAGCATTGGGGATTTGATGCAGAAGAAGCTATTCAAAAGCAAAAAAGGAATCAAGAAAATAAAAGAATCATTCGCTGGGGAGAAGGGCAAGAAATCGCATTAGTCAAAATACCATCAGGCACTTATTATCGCAATAGTGAAAATGGCCCCGAAAAGGTGAAGATTAAAAAGAGTTTTTGGATGTCTGAAAAAGAAATTACAAATGATCAGTACCGTTCAATATTTCCCGATCATGACAGCCGATATATTACAAAATATTATAAAGATCAAATCAGCCCGGGCGTGCCTGTAAATGAACCAAAACAGCCTGTTGTTAGAGTTAATTGGCATGAAGCTAATAAATTTTGCCAGGAAATCAGCAATAAAACAAATCATAAAGTTGTGTTGCCTAGCGAGCATCAATGGGAATGGGCCGCGCAAGCGGGGGGACCGTCTGATATGTGGTATGGCGATATAAAAGACGAATTTGAAACGAAAGAAAACTTGGCGGACAAGTCCCTTGAGAAGTTTGCTCGTCGAGAGTTCGATTACTATAACTTCTTGCCAAAGATTGCCAGTCAAAATGATGGCCATATGGTATCCGCTCCAGTAGGCAGCTATCAAGCTAATCCTTGGGGACTTTATGATATTCAAGGAAATGTCTCGGAATGGACTAGGGATGCGGATGTAACGGATCCAAGCAAGCGTATTGCTAAAGGAGGCTCATGGAGAGACCGCCCTGGCCAAGCTACAATAAGCGAACAAGAAATCTATAAAGCCTATCAAAAAGTCTATGATGTTGGCTTTAGGGTAATTATTGAAGAATAA
- a CDS encoding c-type cytochrome, whose product MKQLKFFENSNGILVSIILFLALVAFSAFDNNKVLPLSVIQIATDSSKDIAYFVNQTDKSVRQVDMKEWKDLGEWRFENKPTGIVLSEEFAFVTSSYDKGQVDIFDLKTREKINTIVTGMGATSPVLSPDGKKLYVCNQFTNDVSIIDLKKNKQERIKVLREPFSSDVTPDGRYLYVANFLPHTRADIDVVTAHVSIIDLKQKKKIKDIPLSNGSNALRSLQVTPDGNYAMIVHNLGRHQVPTSQLEQGWMNTSALSVIDVNKQEFVASVLLDQPEYGAAGSWGLDITEKYIAVTHSGTHDVSIIDYPQFIDKLRNTIGKESLSYDLRFLNGIRERRKIEGNGPRFVQIYGDKLLIPAYFSDTLNILNIADHDKDEIIALNPQFTESIERKGEKLFNDAQFCFQGWQSCNGCHPGEARTDGLNWDLLNDGIGNPKNVKSLLYAHKTPPSMISGIRADAEVAVRAGFRHIQFTTVSEEQASAVDAYLMSLEALPSPYLVDGELSENALRGKQIFNDVGCSWCHSGEYMTDNQMHVIGEVEFEEGWNTPTLREVWRTAPYYHDGRYATVKEFIVNERHGMMKSVSDKEIDMLVEYVLSL is encoded by the coding sequence ATGAAGCAGTTGAAATTTTTTGAAAATTCAAATGGCATATTAGTTAGTATAATATTGTTTTTAGCTTTGGTTGCATTCTCTGCTTTCGATAATAATAAAGTGTTGCCGTTATCTGTAATACAGATAGCGACCGACTCTTCCAAAGATATAGCCTATTTTGTCAATCAAACGGACAAATCCGTTCGCCAAGTGGATATGAAGGAATGGAAAGACCTAGGCGAATGGCGATTTGAAAACAAGCCTACGGGCATAGTGCTCAGTGAAGAATTTGCTTTTGTGACGAGCAGTTATGACAAAGGGCAAGTTGATATTTTTGATCTGAAAACGAGAGAGAAAATTAATACCATAGTGACAGGCATGGGAGCGACTTCTCCAGTGCTATCACCTGATGGAAAGAAATTGTATGTTTGCAACCAATTTACCAATGATGTTTCGATCATTGACCTCAAAAAGAATAAACAGGAAAGAATCAAAGTGCTCAGAGAGCCGTTTTCATCTGATGTGACTCCAGACGGCAGGTATTTATATGTAGCTAACTTTTTGCCCCATACACGCGCGGATATCGATGTGGTGACAGCTCATGTGAGTATAATTGATTTGAAACAAAAGAAAAAAATTAAAGATATTCCGCTTAGCAATGGCAGTAACGCCTTAAGATCTTTGCAAGTTACGCCTGATGGCAATTATGCGATGATTGTGCATAATCTGGGAAGACATCAAGTGCCCACTTCGCAATTGGAACAAGGGTGGATGAATACGAGTGCGTTAAGCGTCATTGATGTGAATAAACAAGAATTTGTAGCCTCTGTGCTTTTGGATCAACCAGAGTATGGAGCAGCTGGGTCTTGGGGATTGGATATCACAGAGAAGTATATTGCGGTAACGCATTCGGGGACGCATGATGTAAGTATTATTGACTATCCTCAATTCATAGATAAATTAAGAAACACAATAGGCAAAGAGTCTCTTTCTTATGATTTGAGATTCTTGAATGGTATCAGAGAGAGACGCAAGATTGAAGGGAATGGACCAAGGTTTGTTCAGATCTATGGCGACAAACTTCTGATACCTGCATATTTTTCGGACACCTTGAATATATTAAATATTGCAGATCATGATAAAGATGAAATAATCGCGTTGAATCCCCAGTTCACAGAATCTATAGAGCGTAAAGGAGAAAAACTATTCAATGATGCTCAGTTTTGCTTTCAAGGGTGGCAATCTTGCAACGGCTGTCACCCTGGCGAAGCGAGAACCGATGGATTGAATTGGGATTTGCTCAATGACGGCATAGGAAATCCTAAGAATGTAAAAAGCCTTTTGTATGCGCATAAGACTCCTCCATCCATGATCTCAGGCATCAGGGCGGATGCAGAAGTCGCTGTTCGAGCTGGTTTTAGGCATATACAGTTCACAACTGTAAGCGAAGAACAAGCTTCGGCAGTTGACGCTTATCTTATGAGCTTGGAAGCTTTGCCTAGTCCTTATTTGGTAGATGGTGAACTGAGCGAAAACGCGCTTAGAGGTAAGCAGATATTTAATGATGTAGGATGCAGCTGGTGTCATTCAGGAGAATATATGACAGATAATCAAATGCATGTGATTGGAGAAGTTGAGTTTGAGGAAGGATGGAATACTCCGACATTACGTGAAGTTTGGAGAACAGCGCCGTATTACCATGACGGTCGATATGCTACTGTCAAAGAGTTTATCGTAAATGAGCGTCACGGCATGATGAAGTCTGTTTCGGATAAGGAAATAGATATGCTGGTGGAATATGTTTTGAGTTTGTAA
- the lsrF gene encoding 3-hydroxy-5-phosphonooxypentane-2,4-dione thiolase, protein MADAEGIIESKEKDFGIGVPVETEGFYLKGMSHMDWGIKDRLRRMFNPKSGRTVMLAFDHGYIMGPTSGLERLDLNIVPLIPYADSLMCTKAALRNVVPPTSNKPICLRSSAGTTILNELNDEVVIDPEEAIRVNASTMAVMVSVGGQYEAKTIANLVKTADAGYRYGIPTMGVTAVGKELARDARYLSMASRVCAENGATIVKTYYCNEHFERVVNSCPVPIVVAGGKKLAEYDALTLCYKAISGGAAGLDMGRNVFQSESPKAMIQAINGVVHDNLNPDEAFELYNDVKSDLELK, encoded by the coding sequence ATGGCAGATGCAGAAGGTATAATTGAATCAAAAGAAAAAGATTTCGGAATTGGCGTTCCTGTCGAAACGGAAGGATTTTATTTAAAAGGCATGAGCCACATGGACTGGGGGATCAAAGACCGTTTGCGTCGTATGTTCAATCCTAAGTCTGGTAGAACGGTAATGCTTGCTTTTGACCATGGTTATATTATGGGACCTACATCAGGTTTGGAGCGACTTGATTTGAATATTGTGCCGTTGATTCCCTATGCGGATTCGTTGATGTGCACCAAAGCGGCTCTTCGAAATGTTGTGCCACCGACTTCTAACAAACCAATTTGCTTAAGGTCTTCCGCGGGAACTACAATCCTGAACGAGCTTAATGATGAAGTAGTGATTGATCCTGAAGAAGCAATTCGTGTAAACGCTTCTACGATGGCGGTGATGGTGTCTGTGGGAGGCCAGTATGAGGCTAAGACTATTGCTAATTTGGTCAAAACTGCTGATGCGGGCTACCGTTACGGCATTCCAACGATGGGAGTGACTGCTGTTGGCAAAGAGCTGGCGCGTGATGCTAGATATTTGTCTATGGCCTCAAGAGTTTGCGCTGAAAATGGGGCGACAATTGTCAAAACATATTATTGCAACGAACACTTTGAAAGAGTGGTGAATTCTTGTCCAGTGCCTATTGTTGTCGCTGGCGGTAAGAAACTAGCGGAATATGATGCGTTGACTTTATGTTATAAAGCTATCTCTGGTGGAGCCGCAGGATTGGATATGGGACGTAATGTGTTCCAGTCGGAGTCTCCTAAAGCGATGATTCAAGCAATAAATGGCGTAGTGCATGACAATCTGAATCCTGATGAAGCTTTCGAGCTTTATAATGATGTGAAAAGTGACTTGGAATTAAAGTAA
- the dhaL gene encoding dihydroxyacetone kinase subunit DhaL, whose protein sequence is MEKLSIDQFKKMLDRAFENIKAREVEFSELDAICGDGDHGTAIVAAFNALHKEAEDGKEFKTLLSDMAFRAMTEASGSTSTLIGSFFMGMSDQAEGDALSPKQVVGMFEAGLKGVQEQTSAKVGDKTMMDALVPAVEAMKMADASTIESVFKAAAEAAENGAEQTANLKANFGRARNLGERSIGHKDPGATSWACMIESFNQSLLAQA, encoded by the coding sequence ATGGAAAAATTATCAATAGATCAGTTTAAAAAGATGTTGGATAGAGCCTTTGAGAATATCAAAGCTCGCGAAGTGGAGTTTTCAGAATTGGATGCGATATGTGGAGATGGAGATCATGGCACTGCTATTGTCGCGGCATTCAATGCCTTGCATAAAGAGGCTGAAGATGGAAAAGAATTTAAAACCTTGTTGTCGGATATGGCCTTTAGAGCTATGACTGAGGCTTCAGGGTCTACCAGTACGCTCATTGGATCATTTTTCATGGGCATGTCGGATCAGGCAGAGGGTGATGCATTGAGCCCCAAACAAGTGGTTGGCATGTTTGAAGCGGGACTCAAAGGAGTGCAGGAGCAGACATCAGCCAAAGTAGGAGACAAAACGATGATGGATGCTTTAGTGCCGGCGGTGGAAGCGATGAAAATGGCTGACGCTTCTACGATTGAGTCTGTCTTCAAAGCGGCGGCTGAAGCTGCTGAAAATGGAGCAGAGCAAACCGCGAATCTCAAAGCGAATTTTGGACGCGCGAGAAATCTTGGTGAAAGGTCCATAGGACACAAGGATCCCGGAGCCACTTCTTGGGCTTGCATGATTGAATCTTTTAACCAATCACTGTTGGCGCAAGCGTAA
- a CDS encoding dihydroxyacetone kinase subunit DhaK has protein sequence MSEIAERTIQKFINNPENLTAELLEGYTLAYKDQVKMGAENIVVRVNAKAEDKVAVISLGGSGHEPAISGFVGDGMLDASVVGDIFAAPGAPRVLEALRMFKRDAGVLLVVLNHAGDVMAANMAVKLAEREGIKVKTLLTHDDISAGIDADKKDRRGLGGCVAVFKAAGAAAEQGKSLDEVYEVTESLNKNIATLAVAMKSCTHPQNGAVIAELPEGIMEIGMGQHGEGGGGRFEMLSADETATRMAKLLIKKLNISSGDKVFAYINGVGATTYMELMIVFRKVHHVLEELGAQVVESKVSEILTVQEMAGFQMIMGKVEDEHVKLLKDCSSNAPYWTVLGKK, from the coding sequence ATGTCGGAAATAGCTGAAAGAACGATACAAAAATTTATAAATAATCCTGAAAATTTGACGGCTGAACTTTTGGAGGGCTATACGCTTGCCTATAAGGATCAAGTGAAAATGGGTGCTGAGAATATAGTTGTAAGAGTAAATGCTAAAGCCGAAGACAAGGTTGCTGTGATTTCGCTTGGCGGTTCAGGACATGAGCCTGCGATCAGCGGATTTGTTGGAGATGGAATGTTGGACGCGTCGGTTGTCGGAGATATTTTTGCGGCTCCGGGAGCGCCTAGAGTGTTGGAAGCTTTGAGAATGTTCAAACGCGATGCAGGGGTCTTATTGGTTGTGCTTAACCATGCAGGAGACGTTATGGCTGCTAATATGGCTGTTAAATTGGCCGAGCGCGAAGGAATCAAAGTGAAGACTTTGCTGACGCATGATGATATCAGCGCTGGCATAGACGCTGATAAGAAAGATCGAAGAGGATTGGGTGGCTGCGTGGCCGTGTTTAAAGCGGCTGGAGCCGCGGCGGAGCAAGGAAAGTCTTTGGATGAAGTTTATGAAGTTACAGAGAGTCTTAACAAGAATATCGCGACACTCGCTGTGGCTATGAAATCTTGTACTCACCCTCAAAATGGAGCAGTGATTGCGGAGCTTCCTGAAGGAATCATGGAAATTGGGATGGGACAGCACGGCGAAGGCGGTGGCGGAAGATTTGAAATGCTTTCTGCCGATGAGACAGCGACTCGAATGGCTAAGCTCTTGATTAAAAAGCTGAATATTTCTTCGGGAGATAAAGTATTTGCTTATATCAACGGAGTTGGAGCGACGACTTACATGGAATTAATGATTGTCTTTAGAAAGGTTCATCATGTGTTGGAAGAGCTGGGAGCTCAAGTTGTGGAAAGCAAAGTTTCAGAGATATTGACAGTGCAGGAGATGGCTGGTTTTCAGATGATTATGGGCAAAGTCGAAGACGAGCATGTTAAATTATTAAAGGATTGTTCTTCTAATGCTCCATATTGGACAGTGTTAGGAAAAAAATAA
- a CDS encoding DUF1097 domain-containing protein, whose product MMSLKKFLPIPFIVAFLAFTIQTVDQLLHGLVPPVGNVGFGWIAFQSWAMYFLAGCNIKGGIKTLIGYVFGIVASIAIMELGGAFMSMFGFYAFPLGVFIVVVPVMFMERVPWLDLIPAVFVGAGAFFAFMSYVPNATYAIAITTELVYCLVGLAYGVMTIFFRTKYEERFVNADKPEKAVEESQLPKAV is encoded by the coding sequence ATGATGTCGTTAAAAAAATTTTTGCCCATCCCTTTTATTGTGGCTTTTTTAGCATTTACGATTCAAACCGTTGATCAATTGCTTCACGGACTTGTGCCTCCAGTTGGCAATGTCGGCTTTGGCTGGATCGCTTTTCAATCTTGGGCGATGTATTTCCTAGCAGGATGCAATATTAAAGGAGGAATCAAAACCTTGATTGGATATGTATTTGGGATTGTCGCTTCAATAGCGATTATGGAATTGGGAGGCGCCTTTATGAGCATGTTTGGCTTTTACGCATTTCCATTGGGTGTATTTATTGTCGTAGTGCCTGTTATGTTTATGGAGCGAGTTCCTTGGCTTGATTTGATACCTGCTGTATTTGTCGGGGCGGGTGCATTCTTCGCCTTTATGTCTTATGTCCCTAATGCTACTTATGCGATTGCCATTACTACAGAGCTTGTATACTGTCTGGTAGGTCTTGCTTATGGCGTGATGACCATCTTTTTTAGAACAAAATATGAAGAAAGGTTTGTGAATGCTGACAAGCCTGAGAAAGCTGTTGAAGAATCTCAATTGCCTAAAGCTGTGTAA